In the genome of Candidatus Moraniibacteriota bacterium, one region contains:
- a CDS encoding undecaprenyl-diphosphate phosphatase — translation MDTSITQALLLGVVQGLSEFLPISSSGHLVIFPWLFGFSDPGLSFDVALHAGTLIAVLGYFWRDWCNIFHLRDDMPEYRALPKALLFLVIATIPGAIAGALLEKEAETVFRNPLLIAATLFIFGALLLITDLFGRKTRTLETVTLRDALAIGCAQALAIVPGVSRSGITITAALARGIDRASAARFSFLLSTPIIFAALLANMSPLLSAGVTLPFAVGVLSSAVSGYLAIFSLIRFVERASYQVFFWYRVAIALLIVFFFFFV, via the coding sequence ATGGATACCAGCATTACTCAGGCACTTCTTCTCGGAGTAGTTCAGGGACTTTCCGAGTTTCTTCCCATATCGAGTTCGGGACATCTGGTGATTTTTCCGTGGCTTTTTGGGTTTTCGGATCCGGGGCTCTCGTTCGATGTGGCGCTTCATGCTGGAACACTTATCGCTGTTCTCGGATATTTCTGGAGGGACTGGTGCAATATCTTCCATCTTCGTGATGATATGCCGGAATATCGTGCTTTGCCGAAAGCGTTGCTTTTCCTGGTGATAGCGACGATTCCGGGTGCAATAGCAGGTGCTCTTTTGGAGAAGGAGGCGGAAACAGTGTTCCGCAACCCGCTTCTCATTGCGGCAACGCTGTTCATCTTTGGGGCGCTTCTCTTGATTACCGATCTCTTCGGGCGAAAGACGCGCACTTTGGAAACAGTGACGCTGAGAGATGCTCTTGCTATCGGATGTGCTCAGGCGCTTGCTATTGTGCCGGGCGTCTCGCGTTCGGGCATTACGATTACGGCGGCGCTTGCTCGTGGCATTGATCGAGCATCTGCTGCTCGCTTCTCGTTTCTTCTCTCGACCCCGATAATTTTTGCAGCGCTTCTTGCCAATATGTCGCCGCTTCTCTCGGCGGGCGTCACTTTGCCTTTTGCGGTTGGCGTGCTTTCCTCGGCGGTTTCCGGGTATCTTGCCATATTCTCGCTTATACGATTTGTCGAACGGGCGAGTTACCAGGTATTCTTCTGGTATCGCGTAGCAATCGCGCTCCTTATTGTATTTTTCTTCTTTTTCGTATGA
- the greA gene encoding transcription elongation factor GreA: MAKILTKDGLKKLQEELEERKVVVRQRIASAIKEAKEQGDLSENAEYSEAKQEQAENEARIAELEASLKDAVVARHNSQASGVQIGSVVKTLLRGKEMAFTIVGSNEVDPSAGKISHESPLGKAFLNKEKGARVSVETPAGSMEYEILEIAS, translated from the coding sequence ATGGCGAAAATATTGACGAAAGACGGACTCAAAAAACTCCAAGAAGAACTCGAAGAACGCAAAGTAGTTGTGCGTCAGCGTATCGCGTCTGCTATCAAAGAAGCGAAAGAACAAGGCGATCTCTCTGAGAATGCCGAATACAGCGAAGCGAAACAAGAGCAGGCTGAGAATGAAGCTCGGATTGCTGAGCTCGAAGCTTCACTCAAAGATGCGGTCGTCGCGCGTCACAATAGCCAGGCATCCGGTGTGCAGATCGGATCGGTCGTGAAGACGCTTCTGCGCGGCAAAGAGATGGCATTCACTATTGTGGGATCGAATGAGGTGGATCCGTCCGCCGGAAAAATTTCCCACGAGTCTCCGCTTGGAAAAGCTTTCCTCAACAAAGAAAAAGGCGCTCGCGTTTCCGTTGAAACACCCGCCGGAAGCATGGAATACGAAATCTTGGAAATTGCGTCGTAG
- the mrdA gene encoding penicillin-binding protein 2 → MSLFGNSSRYRGMEIDDAVLTITEKDAARLEAPLHRGLARWLQVFFASVLVLLGARVFFLNVVKGGYYQDVAVRNSVRNVLLSAPRGLIFDRYGKQLVRNVPSMELLATPADLPKTEGDRRALVERLRNIIAFDSDEWSSAIQSAGGTFSLPIVLKSSLTQDEVLLFSARAVEFPGISLERSAVREYQDGLIFSHILGYEGKIRKEELDKYPEYLPIDSIGKQGIEKSYESELRGKRGADRVEVDSRGAIKKALGVFDPEPGNDLILNIDADLQKRLFDSLSSALEKADLRKGAAVAIDPRDGSVLALVSLPSFDNNLFAGGIDSVNYTELIGDDALPLFNRALAGEYPPGSTIKPFLASAALAEGVVTPSTQIESRGGITVAGFSFGDWKAHGFTDVRHAIAVSSDVYFYSVGGGYGNIRGLGMEKMNEYEERFGFGSETGIDISGEKRGLLPTAAWKENKIGERWYIGDTYHASIGQGFVLATPIQLANATAAIANGGTLWKPRVVGQIRSRDGTMQAVAPEALRRNVIDPSILKIVREGMRMTVTENVGTAQSLASLPVAVAGKTGTAQFGAEKKTHGWFESFAPYDHPTIALVVLVEGQENEGYFAVPVTKEVFSWYFTEGKGKEVEKE, encoded by the coding sequence ATGAGTCTCTTTGGGAATTCTTCACGGTACCGCGGCATGGAAATCGACGATGCGGTACTGACCATAACCGAGAAAGATGCGGCTCGGCTCGAAGCGCCGTTGCATCGCGGACTGGCGCGGTGGCTCCAAGTATTTTTTGCGAGCGTTCTTGTGTTGCTCGGAGCACGGGTCTTTTTCTTGAACGTAGTGAAGGGGGGATACTATCAAGATGTTGCCGTGCGGAACAGCGTGCGAAATGTGCTGCTCTCCGCACCGCGCGGGCTTATTTTCGATCGGTATGGAAAACAGCTTGTGCGCAATGTTCCGAGTATGGAACTTCTTGCGACGCCGGCGGATCTTCCGAAGACGGAAGGGGATCGTCGCGCTCTTGTCGAACGTCTGCGGAATATTATCGCCTTTGATTCGGATGAGTGGTCGTCTGCGATTCAGTCGGCGGGCGGCACGTTTTCTCTGCCGATTGTGCTTAAGAGTTCGCTTACGCAGGACGAGGTGCTTCTCTTTTCGGCGCGAGCAGTGGAGTTTCCTGGCATATCGCTTGAGAGATCCGCTGTGCGCGAATACCAAGACGGATTGATCTTTTCGCATATCTTGGGATATGAGGGGAAGATCCGCAAGGAAGAACTTGATAAATATCCGGAATATCTGCCCATTGATTCCATTGGAAAGCAGGGCATTGAAAAGAGCTACGAATCGGAACTTCGCGGGAAGCGCGGCGCTGATCGGGTCGAAGTGGATTCTCGCGGAGCAATCAAAAAGGCACTCGGCGTATTCGATCCGGAACCGGGAAATGATCTTATTCTGAATATCGATGCCGATCTTCAGAAGAGACTCTTCGATAGTTTGAGTTCGGCGCTTGAAAAGGCGGACTTGCGGAAAGGCGCGGCCGTTGCGATTGACCCGCGTGACGGAAGTGTCTTGGCACTCGTGAGTCTTCCATCGTTCGACAATAATCTCTTTGCAGGAGGGATTGATTCGGTGAATTATACTGAGCTGATCGGCGATGATGCGCTCCCTTTGTTTAATCGGGCGCTTGCCGGTGAGTACCCGCCCGGATCGACGATTAAGCCATTTTTGGCGAGCGCGGCGCTTGCTGAGGGAGTAGTGACGCCAAGTACGCAGATAGAAAGCCGTGGCGGAATTACCGTGGCAGGATTCTCGTTTGGCGATTGGAAAGCTCACGGGTTTACCGATGTCCGCCACGCAATCGCCGTATCAAGCGACGTGTATTTCTACAGCGTCGGCGGCGGGTATGGGAATATCCGCGGACTTGGCATGGAAAAAATGAATGAATATGAAGAGCGATTCGGATTTGGATCGGAAACGGGGATTGATATTTCCGGGGAGAAAAGGGGGCTTCTGCCGACGGCTGCTTGGAAAGAAAACAAAATAGGTGAGCGGTGGTATATCGGCGACACCTACCATGCATCGATCGGACAGGGGTTTGTATTGGCAACGCCCATACAGTTGGCAAATGCGACAGCGGCCATTGCAAATGGCGGAACACTATGGAAGCCGAGAGTGGTCGGTCAAATCCGTTCTCGTGACGGAACTATGCAAGCGGTGGCGCCCGAAGCTCTTCGCCGAAACGTGATCGACCCGTCGATTCTCAAGATAGTCCGTGAGGGCATGCGTATGACCGTGACGGAAAATGTTGGGACGGCGCAGTCGCTTGCGAGTTTGCCGGTTGCTGTTGCCGGGAAGACGGGAACAGCACAATTTGGCGCTGAGAAGAAAACTCATGGATGGTTCGAATCGTTTGCTCCTTATGACCATCCAACCATCGCCCTGGTTGTCTTGGTCGAGGGGCAGGAGAACGAAGGCTATTTCGCTGTCCCGGTAACGAAGGAGGTGTTTTCGTGGTACTTCACTGAAGGCAAGGGGAAAGAGGTGGAAAAAGAATGA
- a CDS encoding response regulator: protein MEQTFKMLLVDDDVDTRSLYAEVFRAAGFEVREAKDGLEGLEMATAERPDVVFTGIIMPRMDGFALTEALRSNVTMASIPIAFSSHLGRQEDQKRAKDLGVDDFIVRDVVTPNEVVVRIQSLVSHSEYMLAFDIRALDAQKLAADLRLNANFVCSENGGRQFALRLKVKNASTRTFEAELVCIP from the coding sequence ATGGAGCAGACATTCAAAATGCTTTTGGTGGATGATGATGTGGATACGCGGAGCTTGTATGCGGAGGTGTTCCGTGCGGCGGGCTTTGAGGTGCGAGAGGCGAAGGATGGACTTGAGGGTCTTGAAATGGCAACAGCGGAACGACCGGATGTAGTGTTTACCGGTATTATCATGCCTCGCATGGACGGCTTTGCGTTGACGGAAGCTCTGCGAAGCAATGTGACTATGGCTTCGATTCCCATTGCATTCTCCTCGCACTTGGGGCGACAAGAAGATCAAAAGCGCGCAAAAGATCTTGGCGTTGATGATTTCATCGTGCGCGATGTAGTGACGCCCAATGAGGTAGTGGTGCGCATCCAATCTCTCGTTTCGCATAGCGAGTATATGCTTGCTTTCGATATCCGCGCACTTGATGCTCAGAAGTTGGCAGCGGATCTTCGCTTGAATGCAAACTTCGTTTGTTCGGAAAATGGCGGTCGGCAGTTTGCGCTCCGTCTCAAAGTGAAAAACGCTTCAACGCGAACATTTGAAGCTGAGCTAGTCTGTATCCCGTGA
- a CDS encoding bifunctional 5,10-methylenetetrahydrofolate dehydrogenase/5,10-methenyltetrahydrofolate cyclohydrolase, protein MKLIEGKPIAEDILSRLEKEVKEERLRPGLGVILVGDDAASHLYVTLKERAAERIGIRVEKKFFLENAAQSDIEQAIDVFNGDSSIHGILVQVPLPAHLDTEAIINRMSLEKDVDGFHPENERRFLAGEPALFPVFPRAILELIRAAHEPMEGKNAVVIGNSYRFGNMMCRVLSRESVRAKHIPCVECSSDQGLSELKQADIVVSACGKKQTITGNMLKAGAIVIDGGIVKNGACVFGDVDRASVEGIEGFLSPVPGGVGPVTIACLLSNVVEAAKRQVEKI, encoded by the coding sequence ATGAAACTCATTGAAGGGAAACCAATAGCGGAAGATATTTTGAGTCGTTTGGAGAAAGAGGTAAAAGAAGAGCGTCTTCGGCCCGGACTCGGCGTGATCTTGGTCGGTGATGATGCTGCGTCACACCTTTATGTGACGCTCAAAGAGCGTGCTGCCGAACGTATCGGAATACGCGTCGAAAAGAAATTTTTCCTGGAAAATGCTGCGCAGTCGGATATCGAGCAGGCGATCGACGTGTTCAATGGAGATAGCTCTATCCACGGAATTCTCGTGCAGGTGCCACTCCCGGCACATCTTGATACCGAGGCGATTATCAATCGCATGAGTCTCGAGAAAGATGTTGACGGGTTTCATCCGGAAAATGAGCGGCGATTTCTCGCTGGGGAGCCGGCTTTGTTTCCTGTCTTTCCTCGAGCGATACTCGAGCTTATCCGCGCGGCGCACGAACCGATGGAAGGGAAGAATGCGGTAGTTATCGGAAACTCATACCGGTTTGGCAATATGATGTGTCGGGTACTCTCTCGTGAGAGTGTGCGGGCAAAGCATATCCCTTGTGTCGAGTGTTCGTCTGATCAAGGGCTCTCTGAACTGAAACAAGCGGATATCGTCGTCTCTGCCTGCGGGAAGAAACAAACGATCACCGGGAACATGCTGAAGGCTGGCGCTATCGTTATCGATGGCGGCATTGTAAAGAACGGTGCGTGTGTCTTTGGCGATGTCGATCGTGCCAGTGTCGAAGGGATTGAAGGATTTCTTTCGCCCGTCCCCGGAGGTGTCGGCCCGGTCACAATCGCCTGTCTCCTCAGTAATGTTGTTGAGGCCGCGAAACGACAGGTTGAAAAAATATAG
- a CDS encoding ParA family protein has translation MAKVVTLVNQKGGVGKTTSTINIARYLADSGKRVLLIDLDPQANASSGIGVDSRSLEKTLYHALLLGERLENVVLATPTENQHLLPSSQDLAGAEVEMMNIEGREYLLSKLVARLRPYYDYILIDSPPSLGLLTVNGLTASDEVIIPVQTEYYALEGLSQLLSTVDLVRERLRPDLKIMGALLTLYDRRNRLARQVVQEVTDHFPGPVFKSVIPRSIRLAEAPSYGKSILDFDAFSKGARSYKAVVREILEREREGK, from the coding sequence ATGGCAAAAGTAGTCACGCTTGTCAATCAAAAAGGCGGGGTCGGCAAGACGACTTCGACCATCAATATCGCTCGGTATTTGGCAGATTCCGGGAAACGTGTGCTTCTTATCGATCTTGATCCGCAAGCAAATGCATCTTCCGGCATCGGCGTTGATTCGCGATCGCTCGAAAAGACACTCTACCACGCGCTTCTGCTTGGAGAACGATTGGAAAACGTTGTCTTGGCGACTCCGACCGAGAATCAGCATCTCCTCCCGTCTTCGCAGGATCTCGCGGGTGCCGAGGTAGAGATGATGAATATTGAAGGTCGTGAGTATCTGCTTTCAAAGCTCGTCGCGCGTCTTCGCCCGTACTACGACTACATACTTATAGACAGTCCGCCGTCTCTGGGGCTTCTCACGGTGAACGGACTTACTGCGAGCGATGAGGTGATTATTCCGGTGCAGACTGAATACTATGCGCTCGAAGGTTTGAGTCAATTGCTCTCGACGGTGGATCTTGTGCGCGAACGATTGCGTCCCGATCTCAAAATTATGGGCGCGCTTCTCACGCTCTATGACCGTCGGAATCGACTTGCGCGACAGGTAGTGCAGGAGGTGACGGATCATTTCCCCGGACCTGTTTTCAAGAGTGTTATCCCGCGTTCGATTCGACTTGCCGAAGCGCCGTCTTATGGCAAGTCCATCCTCGACTTCGACGCTTTCTCGAAAGGAGCTCGCTCCTACAAGGCCGTCGTCCGAGAAATTCTCGAACGCGAACGTGAGGGGAAATAG